From one Lemur catta isolate mLemCat1 chromosome 5, mLemCat1.pri, whole genome shotgun sequence genomic stretch:
- the IL9 gene encoding interleukin-9, which produces MLLAAVLASALLLCAVDGQRCSTLTGILDVNFLINKLQKDPPSKCNCSANVTSCLCLPIPSDDCTRPCFREGLSQLTNTTVQTRHPLVFSRVKKAVEVLKHNKCPFFSCDQPCNQTTAGNTVTFLTSLLEVFQKEKMRGMKGKV; this is translated from the exons ATGCTCCTCGCTGCCGTCCTCGCCTCTGCCCTGCTCCTCTGCGCCGTGGACGGCCAGAGGTGTTCGACCTTGACAGGGATCCTGGACGTCAACTTCCTCATCAACAAGCTGCAG AAAGATCCGCCTTCAAAATGCAACTGCAGCGCCAAC GTGACCAGCTGTTTGTGTCTGCCCATCCCTTCT GACGACTGCACCAGACCATGCTTCCGAGAGGGGCTGTCACAGCTGACCAACACCACGGTGCAGACAAGACACCCACTGGTTTTCAGTCGGGTGAAAAAAGCAGTTGAAGTCCTAAAGCACAACAAGTGCCCG TTCTTTTCCTGTGATCAGCCCTGCAACCAAACCACAGCCGGCAATACGGTGACATTTCTGACGAGTCTCCTGGAagttttccagaaagaaaagatgagagggatgaaaggaaaagtatga